The following proteins are co-located in the Wenzhouxiangella marina genome:
- a CDS encoding dihydrolipoyl dehydrogenase, whose protein sequence is MARRKVDVAIIGGGTAGMVAWRQARKHTESVLMIEGDRFGTTCARVGCMPSKLLIRAAEAAHEVRQSSRFGIEHGEYRVDGAAVMARVRRYRDQFVDGVLETIEKIPAEQRLLARARFSAPMELELENGDRIDADRIVIATGSRSHVVPMLKAAGSRLITSEAIFDWTDLPESVAVFGPGVIGLELGQALARLGVRVRMFGVGGRLGPIRDSKIREIALEAFNRDFPLDPDARVHEISASEQGVDIRFDDAHGDPVSEGFEWLLAATGRRPNVDDLGLEHSGLALDERGVPRFDPFTLQCGDSPVFIAGDANEDRPLLHEAANEGRLAGQNAGSWPQIRARDRRTPLGIVFTDPQIIQVGELPDEASAEAGRRIASGSISFRRQGRSRVMGRNLGRLVVHGEFGSGRFLGAEMAGPAAEHIAHLLAWAVEQKLTVARMLEMPFYHPVIEEGVRSALYDLNHELKNGPPPAGDCTDCGPGV, encoded by the coding sequence ATGGCAAGGCGCAAGGTGGATGTAGCAATCATCGGCGGTGGCACGGCCGGCATGGTGGCCTGGCGCCAGGCACGCAAGCACACCGAGTCGGTGCTGATGATCGAGGGCGATCGCTTCGGCACGACCTGCGCCCGGGTCGGCTGCATGCCGAGCAAGCTGCTGATCCGGGCGGCGGAGGCAGCGCACGAAGTCCGCCAATCCAGCCGCTTCGGCATCGAACACGGAGAGTATCGCGTTGACGGTGCAGCCGTCATGGCGCGGGTCCGTCGCTATCGGGATCAGTTCGTCGATGGCGTGCTCGAAACGATCGAGAAGATTCCGGCGGAGCAACGCCTGCTGGCGCGAGCGCGCTTCTCGGCTCCGATGGAGCTGGAACTGGAGAATGGCGACCGGATCGACGCCGATCGCATCGTGATCGCCACCGGATCGCGCAGCCATGTGGTACCGATGCTGAAGGCCGCCGGCTCGCGCCTGATCACCAGCGAGGCGATCTTCGACTGGACGGACTTACCCGAATCGGTCGCGGTGTTCGGGCCCGGTGTGATCGGCCTGGAACTGGGCCAGGCCCTGGCCCGTCTCGGTGTGCGCGTCCGGATGTTCGGCGTCGGTGGCCGCCTCGGCCCGATCCGCGATTCGAAGATCCGGGAGATCGCCCTCGAGGCCTTCAACCGGGACTTCCCTCTCGATCCGGACGCTCGGGTGCACGAGATCAGCGCCAGCGAGCAGGGCGTGGACATCCGCTTCGACGATGCCCACGGCGATCCGGTCTCGGAGGGCTTCGAGTGGCTGCTCGCCGCCACCGGCCGGCGCCCGAACGTCGATGATCTGGGCCTGGAGCACTCGGGCCTGGCGCTGGACGAGCGCGGCGTGCCGCGCTTCGACCCCTTCACCCTGCAGTGCGGCGATTCACCGGTGTTCATCGCCGGCGATGCCAACGAGGACCGACCCCTGTTGCACGAAGCAGCCAACGAAGGCCGCCTGGCCGGCCAGAACGCCGGATCCTGGCCGCAGATCCGAGCACGCGATCGCCGCACGCCCCTGGGCATCGTCTTCACCGATCCGCAGATCATCCAGGTCGGGGAGCTGCCCGACGAGGCCAGCGCCGAGGCCGGTCGCAGAATCGCGTCGGGGTCGATCTCCTTTCGCCGCCAGGGCCGCAGCCGCGTGATGGGCCGCAACCTCGGGCGGCTGGTGGTTCACGGGGAATTCGGCAGCGGCCGCTTCCTCGGCGCCGAGATGGCCGGGCCCGCGGCCGAGCACATCGCCCATCTGCTGGCCTGGGCGGTGGAGCAGAAGCTCACCGTCGCCCGCATGCTCGAAATGCCCTTCTACCACCCGGTCATCGAGGAAGGCGTTCGCAGCGCCCTCTACGATCTGAACCATGAACTGAAGAACGGGCCGCCGCCGGCCGGCGACTGCACGGACTGCGGCCCGGGGGTCTGA
- a CDS encoding DUF2256 domain-containing protein yields MKKSDLPSKQCPVCQRPFAWRKKWKQCWDEVKYCSERCRRQRRPAR; encoded by the coding sequence ATGAAGAAATCCGATCTGCCAAGCAAGCAATGCCCCGTCTGTCAGCGACCCTTCGCCTGGCGGAAGAAGTGGAAGCAGTGCTGGGACGAAGTGAAGTACTGCTCGGAGCGCTGTCGTCGCCAGCGCCGGCCTGCCCGCTGA
- a CDS encoding choice-of-anchor Q domain-containing protein translates to MSTRSSFKYAQQRLCQQHRTALASTIGGVLAAGSLQAATITVTTLDDGFIAGQCSLRSAIAAANNNAAIDGCAAGSSATIDRIVFAPGLTGTIALQPGLPVANYWDGSQLRVRESIVIEGPPLNGGVPQVAVQGSGAAPVFYLDPQAAQVTLANLTITGGHSPAELPGRAGHGGGVLSYARILELDGITISGNTADHSGGGVWHDPALPGGVLLGRDCVVNANVAGRATNGLGGGIGVRNSAISINACAFVDNQVGDAGYGGNGGGLAIQQSSLTGVVDSLFVNNTATYGSGGGLHFEGSESQVYLAGNFISNNLADLRGGGIYLDEQTQAGQNPAVLELLDNDFLQNRSYAAGGGLSLIAGPGRIDLSDSRLLENQSINGAGGELQLTGTDLDWFGGSISSNLASGFGGGLYLRSSDNALTFDRLAFFSNQADNGCGGALSILPQLALSGPDSMVVQDSVIFDNSASCGGAFDLFLPTSNPSQLLLSANEWSANRASGLGGTDGNGGAVYFNGGQDGALVISNSTLSGNLAALSGGALFARGQASTSVKYSTLALNQSAGLGRTMISNNASCLLRNSIIASPQSSALEGSTACYLVHSLLQNTSESVYTSGAGVLLDQDPLLGPLVENGAPGWTLTHAPGAGSPVIDAGNASLSTPQHDQRGPGFDRVLGAALDMGALETPATAGDRIFSDRFDSGN, encoded by the coding sequence ATGTCCACAAGATCGAGCTTCAAGTACGCCCAGCAGCGGCTGTGTCAGCAGCACCGAACGGCGCTCGCGTCGACCATCGGCGGCGTGCTGGCCGCAGGTTCGCTACAGGCCGCCACGATCACCGTGACCACCCTGGACGATGGCTTCATCGCCGGTCAATGTTCCCTGCGCTCGGCCATTGCCGCGGCCAACAACAACGCGGCGATCGACGGCTGCGCGGCCGGATCCAGCGCCACGATCGATCGGATCGTGTTCGCGCCCGGACTGACCGGAACCATCGCGCTGCAACCCGGTTTGCCGGTCGCCAACTATTGGGATGGCTCCCAGCTTCGTGTGCGCGAGTCGATCGTCATCGAAGGTCCGCCCCTCAACGGCGGCGTACCGCAGGTAGCCGTTCAGGGTAGCGGCGCGGCACCGGTGTTCTACCTGGACCCGCAGGCCGCCCAGGTCACGCTCGCCAATCTCACCATCACCGGCGGCCACTCACCGGCCGAGCTGCCGGGGCGGGCGGGCCATGGCGGTGGCGTGCTGAGCTACGCGCGCATCCTGGAACTGGACGGGATCACCATCAGCGGCAACACGGCCGACCACTCCGGCGGCGGCGTCTGGCATGATCCCGCGCTGCCCGGTGGCGTGTTGCTGGGTCGCGACTGCGTGGTCAACGCCAACGTCGCCGGCCGTGCGACGAATGGTCTCGGTGGCGGCATCGGAGTGCGCAACAGCGCCATCAGTATCAACGCCTGCGCCTTCGTCGACAACCAGGTCGGCGATGCGGGCTACGGTGGCAACGGCGGCGGCCTGGCCATCCAGCAGTCATCGCTGACCGGTGTGGTCGACTCGCTGTTCGTCAACAATACCGCCACCTACGGCAGCGGCGGCGGACTGCATTTCGAGGGGAGCGAAAGCCAGGTCTACCTGGCCGGCAACTTCATCTCCAACAATCTGGCCGATCTCCGCGGCGGCGGTATCTACCTGGATGAGCAGACGCAAGCCGGCCAGAACCCGGCCGTGCTGGAACTTCTCGACAACGATTTCCTGCAGAACCGAAGCTACGCAGCCGGCGGCGGCCTGAGCCTGATCGCCGGCCCGGGCCGGATCGATCTCTCGGACAGCCGCCTGCTCGAGAATCAGTCGATCAACGGCGCTGGCGGCGAACTGCAGCTCACCGGCACCGATCTCGACTGGTTCGGGGGTTCGATCAGCAGCAACCTCGCCTCGGGCTTCGGTGGCGGCCTCTACCTGCGCAGCAGCGACAATGCCCTGACATTCGATCGCCTGGCCTTCTTCAGCAACCAGGCCGACAACGGCTGTGGAGGGGCGCTGTCGATCCTGCCGCAGCTGGCCCTGAGCGGTCCGGACTCGATGGTCGTCCAGGACAGTGTGATCTTCGACAACTCGGCCTCCTGCGGCGGCGCCTTCGATCTGTTCCTGCCCACCAGCAACCCGTCGCAGCTCCTGCTGAGCGCGAACGAATGGTCGGCCAACCGCGCATCCGGCCTTGGCGGGACGGATGGCAACGGCGGCGCCGTCTATTTCAACGGCGGTCAGGATGGTGCGCTGGTCATCAGCAATTCCACCCTGTCCGGCAACCTCGCGGCCCTGTCGGGCGGGGCCCTGTTTGCCCGCGGCCAGGCCAGCACCAGCGTCAAGTACTCGACCCTGGCCTTGAATCAATCCGCAGGGTTGGGGCGGACCATGATCAGCAACAACGCCAGCTGTCTGCTGCGCAACTCGATCATCGCCAGCCCGCAATCATCGGCGCTCGAAGGATCGACGGCCTGCTATCTGGTCCATTCTCTGCTGCAGAACACGAGCGAGTCGGTGTACACCAGCGGTGCCGGGGTCCTGCTGGACCAGGATCCCCTGCTCGGTCCACTGGTGGAAAACGGCGCGCCAGGCTGGACCCTGACCCATGCCCCGGGCGCCGGCAGCCCGGTGATCGATGCCGGCAATGCGTCGCTGAGCACGCCCCAGCATGATCAGCGCGGACCGGGGTTCGATCGGGTGCTGGGCGCGGCGCTCGACATGGGCGCGCTGGAAACACCGGCCACGGCCGGCGACCGGATCTTCAGCGACCGCTTCGATAGCGGGAACTGA
- a CDS encoding PPC domain-containing protein, whose translation MIRSSLAVAALLAASSLSAQEEIYSAEGSFVAGGDPSANRHVIPVEAGMSIEVIVYGDNIDTTVNATLPDGETLYNDDYEGLDAGFTRTMTSGGALEIVAAPLSSGTTGTYRVVVRTLPPPESIEVGDVVNGRLSDGGGMRYELSGQAGDRIVIDLKSYDFDAYLTLTEANGNELTDDDGGDEGYNSRLHYMFKGDETITITASSLGSDSGRFELSVSALSNDVAASISGRLTADSPRGYDGTRYERHEIEGEAGETLTIMLDSDEFDPVLYVSNPDGSNLIRDDDGGENNNSLAVVSLVEDGVYAIYVTSFSESQGAYTLTIYR comes from the coding sequence ATGATTCGATCCAGCCTTGCCGTGGCCGCCCTGCTGGCCGCGTCCTCCCTGTCCGCGCAGGAAGAGATCTACTCTGCCGAGGGCAGCTTCGTTGCCGGTGGCGATCCCTCGGCCAACCGTCACGTCATCCCGGTCGAGGCCGGCATGAGCATCGAGGTCATCGTCTACGGTGACAACATCGACACCACGGTCAACGCCACCCTGCCTGATGGCGAGACCCTCTACAACGACGACTACGAAGGCCTGGACGCCGGCTTCACCCGCACCATGACCAGCGGCGGTGCCCTGGAGATCGTGGCCGCGCCCCTGTCCAGCGGCACGACCGGCACCTACCGGGTCGTCGTCCGCACCCTGCCGCCGCCCGAGTCGATCGAGGTCGGTGATGTCGTCAATGGCCGCCTGAGCGATGGCGGTGGCATGCGCTACGAGCTCAGTGGCCAGGCGGGCGATCGCATCGTGATCGATCTGAAGTCCTATGACTTCGACGCCTACCTGACCCTGACCGAGGCCAATGGCAACGAGCTGACCGATGACGACGGCGGTGATGAAGGCTACAACAGCCGCCTGCACTACATGTTCAAGGGCGACGAGACCATCACCATCACCGCCAGCAGCCTGGGTTCGGACAGCGGCCGCTTCGAGCTGAGCGTCTCCGCCCTGTCGAACGACGTCGCGGCCAGCATCAGCGGGCGCCTGACGGCGGACTCCCCGCGCGGCTACGACGGCACGCGCTACGAGCGCCACGAGATCGAAGGCGAGGCCGGTGAGACCCTGACCATCATGCTCGACTCCGACGAGTTCGATCCGGTGCTCTACGTCTCCAATCCGGACGGCAGCAACCTGATCCGCGATGACGACGGCGGCGAGAACAACAACAGCCTGGCCGTGGTCAGCCTGGTCGAGGACGGCGTCTACGCGATCTACGTCACCTCCTTCTCCGAAAGCCAGGGCGCCTACACGCTGACGATCTACCGCTGA
- a CDS encoding alanine racemase, which produces MPQTELSTLPTPALLIDAQRMAGNVDRMNQAMGRLGVPLRPHLKTVKNAALARRMLAGHPGGATVSTLAEADYFFAAGIEDLTYAVGLAPGKLGEVARRQRAGMKLTLLLDAPATARALVEESKRLGERFQVLIELDADGERGGLDPADPALIETAGLLVEGGQHLAGVLVHAGGSYACRDEAALIAMAEHERRTAVDAAQRLRQEGFLIDTVSVGSTPTALFARDLSGVSEVRAGVYALMDRVMASLGVCALDDIAVSVLTEVIGHRPESGELLVDAGWTALSRDLGSTRGRSAGDYGLVCDLEGAPLAPELLVLGTHQEHGRVGRSDGQALDLDAFPIGRRLRILPNHACATAGQFERFWWLDQGQVEAMERCRGW; this is translated from the coding sequence ATGCCCCAGACCGAGCTGAGCACCCTGCCCACACCGGCCCTGTTGATCGACGCGCAACGGATGGCGGGCAATGTCGATCGAATGAATCAGGCCATGGGTCGCCTCGGCGTTCCGCTTCGCCCGCATCTGAAGACCGTCAAGAACGCGGCGCTGGCCCGGCGGATGCTCGCCGGCCATCCCGGCGGGGCCACGGTCTCGACCCTGGCCGAAGCCGACTATTTCTTCGCGGCCGGCATCGAGGATCTGACCTACGCCGTGGGTCTGGCGCCCGGCAAGCTCGGCGAGGTCGCCCGGCGCCAGCGGGCCGGTATGAAACTGACCCTGCTTCTCGATGCCCCGGCCACGGCCCGGGCCCTGGTCGAGGAATCGAAGCGACTGGGCGAACGCTTCCAGGTGCTGATCGAACTGGATGCCGACGGGGAGCGCGGCGGTCTCGACCCGGCCGATCCGGCCCTGATCGAGACGGCAGGCCTTCTCGTCGAAGGCGGACAGCACCTGGCCGGCGTCCTCGTCCATGCCGGTGGCTCGTACGCCTGCCGGGACGAAGCAGCGTTGATCGCCATGGCCGAGCACGAACGACGAACCGCCGTGGACGCAGCCCAGCGCCTGCGCCAGGAAGGCTTCCTCATCGACACGGTCAGCGTCGGCTCGACGCCCACGGCCCTGTTCGCCCGGGACCTGAGCGGCGTCAGCGAGGTACGGGCGGGCGTGTACGCCCTGATGGATCGGGTCATGGCCAGCCTGGGCGTTTGCGCCCTCGACGACATCGCCGTGTCGGTGCTGACCGAAGTGATCGGTCATCGCCCGGAGTCGGGGGAGCTGCTAGTCGATGCCGGCTGGACCGCCCTGTCCCGTGACCTGGGCAGTACACGAGGTCGATCAGCGGGCGACTACGGTCTGGTCTGCGACCTGGAAGGCGCGCCGCTGGCGCCTGAACTGCTGGTACTCGGGACGCACCAGGAGCATGGCCGGGTCGGTCGCTCGGATGGACAGGCGCTGGACCTGGATGCCTTTCCGATCGGGCGTCGCCTGCGCATCCTGCCCAACCACGCCTGCGCAACGGCCGGTCAGTTCGAACGCTTCTGGTGGCTCGACCAGGGACAGGTCGAGGCGATGGAACGCTGTCGCGGATGGTGA
- a CDS encoding winged helix-turn-helix domain-containing protein, whose amino-acid sequence MTSSPDPEHRRWRIGELIVDEPSLQIRRGDRVITAEASQVATLIALIDAWPEIIDKNRLIDCVWGQRVVSDAAVHKTISLLRRQLRDAGAGECIETRHRMGYRLACKAEQLAAGDGFPARVDAGHRNGAVQRFLWTGAALIVVLLVWLLWPGMDRTVPGESMAGAEAGLPEASAAVLAGQSIDALLELADSSLPADLELAEQALSEARDKLEALPGAIDARALLDKHFGRLHFYRGQHQQAIDHWQAALAGFEASGNPVELATVLSNLGVAHEEQDARPRQVADFYDRALELQRTLDDLEGQARTLNNLATLWIRQQEVERARVVVSEFQAVAERLGQPLWQARASLMEADLQALQPGVDPVPAFTHAYDLATVNGQVQLAAIAAQRLARTYREGSHWAEERQWLERSQRHLEAAGLTAQLPILQFNLGLNHERQGETALARLAYLAVIDQLPEGQSIHLRVDAEIGLARLDFRAGQTSLARARLRQALRLARVHAHAQAEASALLASGFIDLSEPGGAVAAFQAFSDSQQRLGPDAPFGFQHQLLRLEALALIAAGDSDQAREAVARLGRMAGQRGHQDLIRDARLIEAIALFSEGRFDQGWQAHQQALGLDLIPLPASEPASQLTPPGRGPVERVGVAGWPFGLLLLAAFAAGWLLSSRYRSGR is encoded by the coding sequence ATGACCTCCTCTCCCGATCCAGAGCACCGGCGCTGGCGAATCGGCGAACTGATCGTCGACGAGCCGAGCCTGCAGATCCGCCGCGGTGATCGGGTCATCACCGCCGAGGCCTCGCAGGTGGCCACGCTGATCGCTCTGATCGACGCCTGGCCGGAAATCATCGACAAGAATCGATTGATCGACTGCGTCTGGGGACAGCGCGTGGTCAGTGATGCGGCGGTGCACAAGACCATCAGCCTGCTGCGGCGCCAGCTCCGGGACGCTGGCGCGGGCGAGTGCATCGAAACGCGCCATCGGATGGGTTATCGCCTGGCCTGCAAGGCGGAACAGCTGGCGGCTGGGGACGGTTTCCCTGCCCGTGTCGACGCTGGTCATCGAAACGGGGCCGTCCAGCGCTTCCTCTGGACCGGCGCCGCTCTGATCGTGGTCCTGCTGGTCTGGTTGCTGTGGCCTGGAATGGACCGCACGGTCCCCGGTGAGAGCATGGCTGGAGCCGAGGCAGGCCTCCCCGAGGCATCCGCCGCGGTGCTCGCCGGACAATCGATCGATGCCCTGCTCGAATTGGCGGACTCCAGTCTGCCGGCCGATCTGGAACTGGCCGAGCAGGCCCTGTCCGAGGCGCGCGACAAGCTCGAAGCCTTACCAGGCGCGATCGACGCCCGCGCCTTGCTCGACAAGCACTTCGGTCGACTGCACTTCTACCGCGGTCAGCATCAGCAGGCCATCGACCACTGGCAGGCCGCGCTGGCCGGCTTCGAGGCCAGCGGCAACCCGGTCGAGCTGGCGACCGTGTTGAGCAATCTCGGGGTGGCGCACGAGGAGCAGGATGCCCGGCCCCGGCAGGTCGCGGACTTCTACGATCGCGCGCTTGAACTGCAGCGGACGCTGGACGACCTCGAAGGCCAGGCGCGTACCCTCAACAACCTGGCCACCCTGTGGATCCGCCAGCAGGAGGTCGAGCGGGCGCGGGTCGTGGTGAGCGAGTTTCAGGCCGTTGCCGAGCGCCTGGGGCAGCCGCTCTGGCAGGCACGCGCCAGCCTGATGGAGGCCGATCTGCAGGCGCTGCAACCAGGCGTCGATCCGGTGCCGGCCTTTACCCATGCCTATGATCTGGCGACGGTCAATGGGCAGGTCCAGCTCGCGGCGATCGCCGCGCAGCGGTTGGCTCGAACGTATCGAGAAGGCAGTCACTGGGCAGAGGAAAGACAGTGGCTGGAGCGGAGCCAGCGGCATCTCGAGGCCGCCGGTCTGACGGCCCAGCTGCCCATCCTGCAGTTCAATCTCGGCCTCAATCACGAGCGCCAGGGCGAGACTGCGCTGGCGCGGCTGGCCTATCTGGCGGTGATCGATCAGCTGCCGGAGGGTCAATCCATCCATCTGCGCGTCGATGCCGAGATCGGCCTGGCGCGGCTGGATTTTCGTGCCGGACAGACCAGCCTGGCGCGCGCGCGTCTGCGGCAGGCCCTGCGCCTGGCCCGGGTGCATGCCCATGCCCAGGCCGAGGCATCGGCGCTACTGGCCAGCGGCTTCATCGATCTGAGCGAGCCGGGCGGGGCGGTCGCGGCCTTTCAGGCCTTCAGCGACAGCCAGCAGCGACTGGGTCCGGACGCCCCGTTCGGCTTTCAGCACCAGTTGCTGCGCCTCGAGGCACTGGCGCTGATCGCCGCCGGGGATAGCGATCAGGCCAGAGAAGCGGTCGCTCGACTCGGGCGCATGGCCGGACAGCGGGGACACCAGGACCTGATCCGCGACGCCCGCCTGATCGAAGCGATCGCCCTGTTCAGCGAGGGCCGTTTCGACCAGGGCTGGCAAGCGCACCAGCAGGCGCTGGGTCTGGATCTGATTCCCCTGCCCGCGTCCGAGCCCGCGTCCCAGCTCACACCTCCCGGGCGCGGCCCGGTCGAACGGGTCGGTGTCGCTGGGTGGCCGTTCGGGCTGCTGCTTCTGGCGGCCTTTGCCGCCGGCTGGCTGCTCAGTTCCCGCTATCGAAGCGGTCGCTGA